The stretch of DNA AGTGTGCACGGTTTTACTTCGACCTCCGTGACCCCCTCCAGATGTCCGTCGTCTCTTCTGGACCGCGAGAGAGGACTGAATGCAGCCTCCGTGAGGTCGGAGGCTGGAGAAGGCTTGATTTATGGGGGCTTACTTTTGCACATGGTGGATACATAGTAATTCATTAGTCACGTCATATGATTATTACTCAGGTTGCTTTTAGCAGTGGAGTAACGGGGTGCAGGAGTAACGGTCTGGGGGGGTGTATTGCCCCCAATCAGTGACATCAGAACTCAGCAGCAGATGGATGAAGTGGAGGCGCCATGACGGAGGCACCGCTGTATACTGGATGAATATATTGTATACAGGTCTGCTGAGGTCATCACCTGGGGGGGGGTCCAGGTAAAGCATAGGGGCCAATGGGCTCCGAACCCTGACCTGACACCATTCAGTATGACAATTATAAAAGAATAGGTGACgtacagatgggggggggggcacatactttcTCTCACCAATGTGCACATTATACCATCTCTACAGAGCGTGGCCTGCATTATATTTAGGGGGACCCTACGGTGTCATTAAACgggaagtggcatttatcatgtagacagagtTCATACAAGGCCcttcctaatgtattgggattctccctgttgcctcctttgctggattcattttcccatcacattacacacggctcatatccaggggttacgaccaccctgcagtccagcagcggtgGACGTGTTTGCAGCCGCTCTGatggctgggaccgtgggagaACACCTAGACGGGCTCCTTTTCCTATAATGTACAAACAcgtccaccgctgctggattgcagggtggtcgtaaccgctGGATATGAGCCGTGTGTAATGTAATGGgaaaatgaagccagcaaaggaggcaatatggaaaatcccaatacattaggaagGGCCTTGTATGAACTCTGTCTACATGACAAATgagatttgctgaagtgagaggacccctttaatactgaggatgTGGAAGGGGTTGTGAGGCTCCTATAGGGACCCTCACAGACTCATCAAGCTCAAACTGTGCTTTCTAGAAAAATTTTCAGCTTTCGCATATTCTTTATGCTTCTCACCAtaattaagatctctgcttgctgtcagtgaaagcATCATTCTTGTTTATGCAAAAACATCTGCAAATCTGTCCTGACTTAATTCTTCTGACAGCTGTGAGCTAATCCCTCCAGCAACACAATATGATATTTTGCAACAAATGTAGGTAAAATGCATCGGGGGCGGGTAAAATGCATCGGGGGCGGGTAAAATGCATCGGGGGCGGGTAAAATGCATCGGGCATCGGGGGAGGTACAAGGCATCGGGGCAGGTACAAGGCATCGGGGCAGGTACAAGGCACCGGGGGAGGTACAAGGCACCGGGGCAGGTACAAGGCACCGGGGCAGGTACAAGGCATCGGGGCAGGTACAAGGCATCGGGGCAGGTACAAGGCACCGGGGCAGGTACAAGGCACCGGGGGAGGTACAAGGCACCGGGGGAGGTACAAGGCACCGGGGCAGGTACAAGGCACCGGGGCAGGTACAAGGCACCGGGGGAGGTACAAGGCACCGGGGCAGGTACAAGGCACCGGGGGAGGTACAAGGCACCGGGGGAGGTACAAGGCACCGGGGGAGGTACAAGGCACCGGGGGAGGTACAAGGCACCGGGGCAGGTACAAGGCACCGGGGCAGGTACAAGGCACCGGGGGAGGTACAAGGCACCGGGGGAGGTACAAGGCACCGGGGCAGGTACAAGGCACCGGGGCAGGTACAAGGCATCGGGGCAGGTACAAGGCATCGGGGCAGGTACAAGGCATCGGGGCAGGTACAAGGCATCGGGGCAGGTACAAGGCACCGGGGCAGGTACAAGGCACCGGGGGAGGTACAAGGCACCGGGGGAGGTACAAGGCACCGGGGGAGGTACAAGGCACCGGGGGAGGTACAAGGCACCGGGGCAGGTACAAGGCACCGGGGCAGGTACAAGGCACCGGGGCAGGTACAAGGCACCGGGGCAGGTACAAGGCACCGGGGGAGGTACAAGGCACCGGGGCAGGTACAAGGCACCGGGGGAGGTACAAGGCACCGGGGGAGGTACAAGGCACCGGGGGAGGTACAAGGCACCGGGGGAGGTACAATGCATCATGAGACTATTTCGCTTACAGGAGGTTTGTCTTGACCAAATTCGTTTGTAACAAACTCTCAGCTTTGAGAAGTATTATGTACAGTTTTGCAGCCTCTGGATCAAATGTACTCCTTtactggcagcaagcagagatcttggaaaTGGTGTAGAGTGTGAGAAGGCTGCAGAGCATTTCATCAGATCGTGATTTTGCTCTCTTTACAGAAGCCTCCTTCCCTTGTAGATGGTTCATGGCCCTGAGCTCACACATCACGGCATTCCCTGCTGACACTCAGGGGGCAGACATGGCCTATCAGGGGGTCCGCTGTCACCAGGTGGTATGGAAGGGGCTGAGCTTTTAATTAGGGGTAAGGGGTCCGCATGTGTCATTCTTACAGGAGGAGCTCGTTTCAGTCCGTGCCCACCCCAGCTTGCAGGCTAGCACCAGCCATTGCTATGGGCAGGCACCTGCACCGAATGTGCAGCTTTAAGAAAACCGGAGCACAAAGAAAGAGACATTAATTGTAAAGCTGCAGATTTATTGTTACATGGGTTAATCACATTCAGCAGAGATCTTATCCAGAGCGTGGCTTCTGGCTGTGGGGGGTTGGTATCTGCGGATCTATGAGGGGATATGAATGGGGTAATGCCCCCCGGGCAGCGGTATGGGGGCGCAGTTCTTGCTGCTTGGTTTGATCATGATACTTGCGGCCCGGCAGCTTCTGCCCTCGGTGCACAGACCGCCCCAGTAGATGGTATGGTCGGCATTGAGGAGGGCAGTGTGGCAGCTGTCgtaccaccatcctcctcctccggAGGCCTCGGCGCAGTTCTTGTTCCACCGGTCGTTGTCCCTGTCTGTGGTGGAGAACTTCATGTTGTCGTGGGTCCCTGTCTCATTCAGGATGGTCAGTGCGTCCCCAGCATCCCCAGAGTAGTCGCCCAACCTCAGGGTGTAGTCGTCGCCCTCACTGTCCACCCTGAAGCTGGAATAGTCTGCATGGAATCTGTTACCCTGATTGTCAACCAGGAGGAACCTGACCATGAAGAGGTTCTGCCGGGTGAGGTGGTAGATCAGGTCGTTGCCCAACCAGTGGTCCTTCATCAGGTCGCCAAAGCCATTTCTGTACTGGGTCCAGTTCTGTGACTCAAAAGATGGAGTGTCCCGCCGGGAGTTCCTCTGCAGGTAGGTCCAGCCGCCCCCCTCTGGACGCTGGTCACAGAAGACCACCATTGGAGGGGAGTCCTTAGGCCACACCACATAGAGCCCACTCTTTCTTCTCATGTTAAGATAAGCCGCTCTGCAATCTTTAGCCACAAGCTCTGATAAAGAGAAAACAAATGATCATTTATCAGTAACTGTATTGATATATGCtatagtcacatccagagctgcaatcacaaaTCTTTATCATTTATCAATATGTATTAGCATGATatgctctagtcacatccagagctgcattctcaATTCTGTCTCATTTATCAGTAACTGTCTTCTTGATATGAAATGTTCTTAGCACATCCACCGTTGCATTCACAATTCTTTATTATTTAGCACTGACTGTTTTGCTCTAGACACATCACAAGCTGCAATCACAATTCTTTATCATTTATCAATAACTGTATTGATTATAATAGGCTCGAATTACATCCAGGGCTGCATTCacaattttttatcatttatctgAAATTGTATTGTAACGATATGcactagtcacatccagagctgcattcacaattctgataGTTACCAGAGAGCTTTCATTGCATTGTGGGAGCTCAGAAGCAATGGCACAGTCTCATTACCAACAAagttgtgagtgcagctctggaggggaCTGGATCTTAACCAGTCAGTAGATGCCAGTGGCCCTGGAGCTGCAGATTTGCTGCGCGGtcgtttgaaaaaaataaataaaataacaactttttcaattagtcttcattggaaaaaaaaaaaagttaaggcaTTTTTGGAAaatgggggttaaaaaaaacccactCATTTGAAGGGGTTCTCCTTTAAGCCATaagcttatcagtttgataagggtTTAGTCATAATGACTGTTTATGAGGTCataagatcagagataaggcctcACATGAGCCTTCAGCTGACAGGACTGACACTAATACTCtgcaaacagacagatttttttaACTCCTGTTTCTCAAAAACAGTTGGAcagtttttataaagaccaattgaaaaaaaaaaaatttttagattCCAGTTCTGCTCGGATATCGGTGCAGATTCTTTAAATTCTCCTTCACTTTGCTGCTGCTGTAAACCTTGCGGATTCGCCGCGCCCATTCCATAAGATTTTTCCTTCACCCACTCACTGTGGGGGGGTGTCGGATGATGCTACTCACCCCGGTACACCCCGTGGGCTGGCACATTGAGCAGCTGCTGCAGCTGTGCGTCAGTCAGCAGGTGTCTGTTCGCCAGTAGCGAGTATAAATCTGATCGGGGCACGAAGGTCAGACTTTTGCATCCCCCAAAGGTCCAAGCGAAGAGGAAACACAGGGTGAACGTCCATGGAGGAGTCATCCTGAAAAAAAACACAGAGAATGGCATGTCAACTCCTGCAGTAGTGTCAtatcattttcaagatctctgcttcctgTCAGTTACTGGAAACATTCTTGTTCACATGCAGAGGATGAACAATCACATAAACTTAATGGGGTTATTAAAAGTCTAAAACATGCCCGGGACCCtggtatagattatacttacgccGCGCCCCGGCACCTGTGTCGCTCCTGATCCCTGCACAGCCGCCGCTGCATCATCACACGGATCAAAACCTCCGCCgacgggggggagcagccaatagcggcCGCGACAGGGACGTgcctccctagcattgtgggTGACGTTATGGAAGccagcctcctttgctggcttgattaatttttccgtcACATTACACActtctagtttccatggttacgaccaccctgcaatccatcagtggtggtcatgcttgcgctCTATAGGAAAAACCACCAGCCTATGTGGggtcccacagtcctggccaccagggaggccgtttttttttcctatagagtgcaagcgcgaccaccagtgatgaattgcagggtggtcgtaaccatggaaacgagcagtgcataatgtgatggaaaaatgaatccagccagcaaaggaagcaacaggGAGAATCCAAATACATTAGGAGGAACCTTGTATTAACgtcttctacataataaatgctatttgctgaagtcagagaacctctttaaaggctAAGTTTGGGGCAATTCTGTAACAATTACATTTtactcacttaaaaaaaaaaacttttttaattggtctttatttaaaaaaaagttcagacatttttggcaAATGGGGGTTAAAAAATCAGTCTCATAAACGCTCATTTGAAGGGGTTCtcctttaagccatattcttatcagtttgataagggtTTAGTCATAATgactgtttataaggtcagaagatcagagataaggcctcACATGAGCCTTCAGCTGACAGGACTGACACTAAtactctgcaaacagactgatttttttaaCTCCTGTTTCTCAAAAAACTGTTGAAcagtttttataaagaccaattgaagaaaatatatatttttagcctaaaatgagtaaaatgcaatcatcaaAGATGTCAATAGCCTTTCAGTCTGTAAACAAGAATTTTTCttcattcactgacagaaagcagagatcttgataATGGAAAATAATTGAAACACAAAGTATATGAGAAAGTCACAGAACTGCTGATTATGCAAAGATTCCGGTAAAACTGGAAATCTGTGTACGAAGCAGGAACGACTATAGGTGATGGTCTATGTGCTGTATACATGGACTGTGCTCTGGAGGTGTATATACTGTGCACCTGGACTGTACTATACATATACTTCTATGGGGTGAATATACTGTTTACATGGATTATACTATACATATATTTCTATGGGGTCTAtttaccatatacagtacagaccaaaagtttggacacaccttctcattcaaagagttttctttattttcatgactatgaaggcatcaaaactatgaattaacacatgtggaattatatacataacaaacaagtgtgaaacaactgaaaatatgtcatattctaggttcttcaaagtagccaccttttgctttgattactgctttgcacactcttggcattctcttgatgagcttcaagaggtagtcccctgaaatggttttcacttcacaggtgtgccctgtcaggtttaataagtgggatttcttgccttataaatggggttgggaccatcagtggcgttgaggagaagtcaggtggatacacagctgatagtcctactgaatagactgttagaatttgtattatggcaagaaaaaagcagctaagtaaagaaaaacgagtggccatcattactttaagaaatgaaggtcagtcagccgaaaaattgggaaaactttgaaagtaag from Bufo bufo chromosome 7, aBufBuf1.1, whole genome shotgun sequence encodes:
- the LOC121008838 gene encoding fibrinogen-like protein 1-like protein, with protein sequence MPFSVFFFRMTPPWTFTLCFLFAWTFGGCKSLTFVPRSDLYSLLANRHLLTDAQLQQLLNVPAHGVYRELVAKDCRAAYLNMRRKSGLYVVWPKDSPPMVVFCDQRPEGGGWTYLQRNSRRDTPSFESQNWTQYRNGFGDLMKDHWLGNDLIYHLTRQNLFMVRFLLVDNQGNRFHADYSSFRVDSEGDDYTLRLGDYSGDAGDALTILNETGTHDNMKFSTTDRDNDRWNKNCAEASGGGGWWYDSCHTALLNADHTIYWGGLCTEGRSCRAASIMIKPSSKNCAPIPLPGGHYPIHIPS